Proteins found in one Chloroflexota bacterium genomic segment:
- a CDS encoding isoprenylcysteine carboxylmethyltransferase family protein, giving the protein MTTSILLLSLAFVAWAGLHSLLAAFDLKSRARRRFGPGADRWYRLAYNVISALTLLPLFLLLAALPDKMLYSISSPWNWFMRAGQALALLGLLLAFLQTNPAQFLGLSQLANDGSNEAESLVIHGFYCRVRHPLYFFSILLVWLTPTMTINWLLACILITLYFYLGSLHEERRLLAEFGDAYADYQCRVPMLIPRPGRCVPPTQFTDV; this is encoded by the coding sequence ATGACCACAAGCATCCTTCTTTTATCGCTCGCATTCGTGGCCTGGGCCGGATTGCACAGTCTGCTGGCCGCATTTGATCTCAAATCACGGGCACGCCGCCGTTTCGGGCCTGGCGCTGATCGATGGTATCGCCTGGCCTACAACGTCATCTCGGCACTGACCCTGCTGCCTCTTTTCCTGCTCCTGGCGGCTCTTCCCGATAAGATGTTATATTCGATTTCATCGCCCTGGAATTGGTTCATGCGGGCGGGCCAGGCATTGGCACTGCTCGGCCTGCTGCTGGCCTTTTTGCAGACCAATCCCGCCCAGTTTCTTGGACTGAGTCAACTTGCGAACGACGGAAGCAACGAGGCAGAATCGCTGGTGATTCACGGGTTCTATTGCCGGGTGCGCCACCCGCTCTACTTCTTCAGTATCCTTCTGGTCTGGTTGACGCCCACTATGACCATCAATTGGCTGCTTGCCTGCATTCTGATCACCCTCTATTTCTACCTGGGCTCGTTGCACGAGGAGAGGCGGCTCCTGGCGGAGTTTGGAGATGCCTATGCCGACTATCAATGCCGTGTGCCCATGTTGATCCCACGCCCAGGCCGTTGTGTACCCCCCACCCAGTTTACAGATGTCTAA